The following proteins come from a genomic window of Malus domestica chromosome 02, GDT2T_hap1:
- the LOC103413575 gene encoding E3 ubiquitin-protein ligase MPSR1-like, with amino-acid sequence MDDHHHQTFWCHECDMSVSLLPLPTSFSRERERERERERDTLLCPHCFSDLLELMDSDSLQHDSLILQPPPHQPHPHSDNYLLNSPFLHRLIHHLSTHPINHDDLLPSATASSSSVPPSSLPASKASVDSIPTLKITSSMLDRDPLLLCAVCKEQFLHSVDAKQLPCNHLYHPHCILPWLSSHSSCPLCRFQLPTETQHHQLQLGHHTPLRFNFDNDDDEDLNDWFTEYGSSSSYGTSLRPNYISAGGRHMANQAHLGPAAAPNFNANANADSSFNGNL; translated from the coding sequence ATGGATGATCACCATCATCAGACGTTCTGGTGCCACGAGTGCGACATGAGCGTGAGCCTCCTGCCTTTGCCCACTTCTTTTTCccgggagagggagagggagagggagagggagagggacaCTCTTCTCTGCCCTCACTGCTTCAGCGACCTCTTGGAGCTCATGGATTCTGATTCTCTTCAGCACGACTCCCTCATCCTCCAACCGCCACCACACCAGCCACATCCCCACAGCGATAACTACCTCCTCAACAGCCCATTCCTACATCGACTCATCCACCACCTCTCCACCCACCCCATCAACCACGATGACCTCCTCCCTTCTGCCACCGCCTCTTCCTCCTCCGTTCCCCCTTCCTCCCTCCCTGCCTCCAAGGCCTCTGTCGACTCCATCCCCACCCTCAAGATCACCTCCTCGATGCTCGATCGTGACCCTCTTCTCCTCTGCGCCGTCTGCAAGGAGCAATTTCTCCACTCCGTCGACGCCAAGCAGCTTCCTTGCAACCACCTGTACCACCCCCACTGCATTCTCCCATGGCTCTCTTCCCACAGCTCTTGCCCTCTCTGCCGCTTCCAGCTCCCCACCGAAACTCAGCACCACCAGCTTCAGCTTGGCCACCATACCCCCTTGCGATTCAACTTCGACAATGACGACGACGAGGACCTCAACGATTGGTTTACGGAATATgggtcctcctcctcctatGGAACCAGTCTCCGTCCCAACTACATTTCGGCCGGTGGAAGACACATGGCCAACCAAGCACATTTGGGTCCTGCCGCAGCCCCCAATTTCAATGCCAATGCCAATGCCGATTCTTCTTTCAACG